A region of Streptomyces sp. NBC_01750 DNA encodes the following proteins:
- a CDS encoding DedA family protein: MHVQEWLETVPAVSVYLLVGVVIGLESLGIPLPGEIVLVSSALLASQHGDINPYILGGCASAGAIIGDSIGYAIGRKGGRPLLAWLGGKFPKHFGEAQIAMAERSFEKWGMWAVFFGRFVALLRIFAGPLAGVLRMPYWKFLIANVLGGILWAGGTTAVIYSVGVVAEAWLKRFSWLGLVLAVLIGLTSMLVLKNRAKKAAAQSQTQPAGTEPEPVPTAD, encoded by the coding sequence TTGCACGTCCAGGAGTGGCTCGAGACCGTCCCCGCGGTGAGCGTCTATCTCCTGGTGGGGGTGGTCATCGGGCTCGAGAGCCTCGGCATCCCGCTGCCGGGCGAGATCGTTCTTGTCAGCTCGGCGCTGCTCGCCTCCCAGCACGGCGACATCAATCCGTACATCCTCGGTGGCTGCGCGTCCGCCGGCGCCATCATCGGTGACTCCATCGGGTACGCCATCGGCCGCAAGGGCGGTAGGCCCCTGCTGGCCTGGCTCGGCGGGAAGTTCCCCAAGCACTTCGGCGAGGCCCAGATCGCCATGGCGGAGCGCTCGTTCGAGAAGTGGGGCATGTGGGCCGTCTTCTTCGGCCGCTTCGTCGCGCTGCTGCGCATTTTCGCGGGGCCGCTCGCGGGCGTACTGCGCATGCCGTACTGGAAGTTCCTCATCGCCAATGTCCTCGGCGGGATCCTCTGGGCCGGCGGCACGACCGCCGTCATCTACTCCGTCGGCGTCGTCGCGGAAGCCTGGCTCAAGCGGTTCTCCTGGCTGGGGCTGGTCCTCGCGGTCCTGATCGGGCTCACCTCGATGCTCGTCCTGAAGAACCGCGCCAAGAAGGCCGCCGCGCAGTCGCAGACCCAGCCGGCGGGGACCGAGCCGGAGCCCGTGCCCACCGCCGACTGA
- a CDS encoding YbaK/EbsC family protein — translation MRAPIGSFDDARAAVDCLGLLPRPVVDAISRWSGDVPLEQLIYVDTDPEIADTAAFVEHYGQELLDESANCVVVAGKRGGESTLAACVVLSGTRVDVNGVVRRQLGARKASFACMDTATGATGMEYGGITPIGLPADWPLLVDSAVVDTEWVLIGSGRRRGKLIVPGKAFAALPGAVVLAGLGV, via the coding sequence ATGCGCGCCCCCATCGGAAGCTTCGACGACGCCCGGGCCGCCGTCGACTGTCTCGGCCTACTGCCCCGGCCGGTCGTCGACGCAATCAGCCGCTGGAGTGGAGATGTCCCCCTCGAGCAGCTGATCTATGTCGACACCGACCCGGAGATCGCTGACACCGCGGCCTTCGTGGAGCACTACGGGCAGGAGCTGCTCGACGAGTCGGCGAACTGTGTGGTCGTGGCGGGCAAGCGTGGCGGCGAGTCCACGCTGGCCGCCTGCGTCGTCCTCTCGGGGACGCGGGTCGACGTCAACGGCGTCGTACGCCGGCAACTGGGCGCACGCAAGGCCTCGTTCGCCTGCATGGACACAGCGACCGGGGCGACCGGTATGGAGTACGGCGGGATCACACCGATCGGGCTGCCGGCCGACTGGCCGCTGCTGGTGGACTCGGCCGTCGTCGATACCGAGTGGGTCCTGATCGGCAGTGGGCGGCGACGCGGCAAGTTGATCGTTCCCGGCAAGGCCTTCGCGGCGCTTCCGGGAGCGGTGGTTCTCGCGGGCTTGGGTGTCTAG
- a CDS encoding gamma carbonic anhydrase family protein, protein MAERALISGVGGRTPKVDPGSFTAPTSVVVGDVTLAAGSSVWYQTVLRGDGGPITIGAGSNIQDNCTVHVDPGFPVTVGEGVSVGHNAVLHGCTVEDDVLVGMGATVLNGAHIGAGSLIAAQALVPQGMRVPPGSLVAGVPAKVKRELTEEELEGIRLNAAVYVDLAEEHRAAHEA, encoded by the coding sequence ATGGCGGAGCGGGCTTTGATTTCAGGCGTGGGCGGCCGGACCCCGAAGGTCGATCCGGGGTCGTTCACCGCACCGACGTCCGTGGTCGTCGGCGATGTCACCCTGGCTGCCGGGTCGAGCGTCTGGTACCAGACCGTGCTCCGCGGCGACGGCGGGCCGATCACCATCGGCGCCGGCAGCAATATTCAGGACAATTGCACAGTGCATGTCGACCCTGGGTTCCCGGTCACCGTCGGCGAGGGCGTCTCGGTCGGCCACAACGCCGTACTGCACGGCTGCACCGTCGAGGACGACGTACTGGTCGGCATGGGCGCCACCGTGCTGAACGGCGCGCACATCGGTGCCGGTTCGCTGATCGCGGCTCAGGCGCTGGTGCCGCAGGGGATGCGGGTCCCGCCGGGATCGCTGGTCGCGGGCGTGCCGGCCAAGGTCAAGCGGGAGCTGACCGAGGAGGAGCTCGAGGGCATCAGACTCAACGCCGCGGTCTATGTGGATCTCGCCGAGGAGCACCGCGCGGCGCACGAGGCCTGA
- a CDS encoding DMT family transporter, whose amino-acid sequence MTALFALATSVLWGLADFGGGLLTRRVPALTVVVASQSIAVVVLGSIVLATGGVQEAGPQLWYAVAAGTVGPVAMLCFYKALALGPMGVVSPLGSLGVAVPVSLGLIIGERPGLLQFAGIAVAVAGIVLAGGPQLRGAPVQRQAILLTLLAAFGFGAVMALIAEASTTITGLFLALFVQRVTNVTVGGAALYVSVKRGARALPANGGMRVILSSLPALAFVGLADVAANGTYSIAAQHGPVTIAAVLANLYPVVTVLAALLILKERLRVVQATGAGLALVGTVLLASG is encoded by the coding sequence ATGACCGCACTCTTCGCCCTGGCCACCAGCGTCCTCTGGGGGCTGGCCGACTTCGGCGGCGGGCTGCTGACGCGACGCGTCCCGGCACTCACGGTCGTCGTCGCCTCACAGTCGATCGCGGTCGTGGTGCTGGGTTCGATCGTCCTCGCGACCGGCGGCGTGCAGGAAGCGGGACCGCAGCTCTGGTACGCCGTCGCGGCGGGCACGGTCGGCCCGGTGGCGATGCTGTGCTTCTACAAGGCACTCGCGCTGGGCCCGATGGGCGTGGTCTCGCCGCTGGGATCGCTGGGCGTCGCCGTGCCCGTCAGCCTCGGGCTGATCATCGGCGAGCGGCCCGGACTGCTCCAGTTCGCCGGTATCGCGGTGGCCGTGGCCGGCATCGTGCTGGCGGGCGGCCCCCAGCTGCGCGGTGCACCGGTGCAGCGGCAGGCGATCCTGCTGACGCTGCTCGCCGCCTTCGGCTTCGGTGCGGTGATGGCCCTGATCGCCGAGGCCTCGACCACCATCACCGGGCTCTTCCTCGCGCTCTTCGTCCAGCGCGTCACCAATGTCACGGTCGGTGGCGCGGCGCTGTACGTATCGGTGAAGCGCGGCGCCCGGGCCCTGCCCGCGAACGGCGGGATGCGGGTCATCCTGTCCTCGCTGCCGGCTCTCGCCTTTGTGGGCCTCGCCGATGTCGCGGCCAACGGCACCTACTCCATCGCCGCTCAGCACGGCCCCGTCACCATCGCCGCCGTCCTCGCGAACCTCTACCCGGTGGTCACGGTGCTCGCCGCACTCCTGATCCTCAAGGAGCGGCTGCGCGTGGTCCAGGCGACCGGCGCCGGTCTCGCACTCGTGGGCACTGTGCTGCTCGCGAGCGGCTAA
- a CDS encoding acyltransferase, whose protein sequence is MPKNRNTFSSLTTWRRRVLASAVHRGWRWVQEAGAVTAEHPGRLRFRRLGSGTRLAFPQGTVFGEAWIELGDHCIIGEQVTLTAGMMPGLDLGADPILTLGNGVVLGRGSHVIADTRVTIGSDTYCGPYVYITSTNHSYDDPHQPVGKQWPRTEPVEIGPGCWLGTGAVVLPGARLGRNVVVAAGAVVRGEVPDHSVVAGAPARVVRSWDPVRGWEPPLRTPTPVPIPEGVTPEQLLALADLEPDGS, encoded by the coding sequence GTGCCGAAGAACAGAAACACGTTCTCATCGCTCACCACCTGGCGGCGTCGCGTCCTCGCGTCCGCCGTCCACCGCGGCTGGCGCTGGGTGCAGGAGGCGGGCGCCGTCACCGCCGAGCACCCCGGACGGCTGCGTTTCCGCCGGCTCGGCTCCGGCACCCGGCTCGCCTTCCCGCAGGGCACCGTCTTCGGTGAGGCCTGGATCGAGCTCGGCGACCACTGCATCATCGGCGAGCAGGTCACCCTCACCGCGGGGATGATGCCGGGACTCGATCTGGGCGCCGACCCGATCCTGACCCTGGGCAACGGTGTGGTCCTGGGCCGCGGCAGCCATGTCATCGCCGACACCAGGGTGACCATCGGCTCGGACACATACTGCGGCCCGTACGTCTACATCACCTCGACCAACCACAGCTACGACGACCCGCACCAGCCGGTCGGCAAGCAGTGGCCGCGCACCGAGCCGGTGGAAATCGGCCCTGGTTGCTGGCTGGGGACCGGCGCGGTGGTCCTGCCCGGCGCGCGGCTCGGCCGCAATGTGGTGGTGGCCGCAGGCGCGGTGGTACGAGGCGAGGTGCCCGACCACTCGGTGGTGGCCGGCGCCCCCGCCCGGGTCGTACGGAGCTGGGATCCGGTCCGCGGCTGGGAGCCTCCGCTGCGTACCCCCACTCCCGTACCGATTCCGGAAGGCGTCACTCCGGAGCAGCTGCTGGCGCTCGCGGACCTGGAGCCGGACGGCTCTTAG
- a CDS encoding DUF4442 domain-containing protein — protein MSVGEMLAATVPMARTLNLEFLETTAERAVVRMPDQADFHNHVGGPHAGAMFTLAETASGAIVIAAFGDQMTRAVPLAVRAEIGYKKLAMGVVTATATLGRPIADVVAELDAGKRPEFPVVIAIQREDGAVTGEMSIVWTLRPNA, from the coding sequence ATGTCCGTCGGCGAGATGCTCGCCGCGACGGTTCCCATGGCCAGGACCTTGAACCTGGAGTTCCTCGAGACCACGGCCGAGCGTGCCGTCGTCCGTATGCCGGACCAGGCCGACTTCCACAACCACGTCGGCGGACCGCACGCCGGAGCGATGTTCACGCTCGCCGAGACCGCCAGCGGCGCCATCGTCATCGCCGCCTTCGGCGACCAGATGACCCGTGCCGTGCCGCTCGCCGTCAGGGCGGAAATCGGCTACAAGAAGCTGGCGATGGGCGTCGTCACCGCGACCGCCACCCTCGGCCGTCCCATCGCGGACGTTGTCGCGGAACTGGACGCGGGCAAGCGCCCCGAGTTCCCGGTCGTCATCGCCATCCAGCGCGAGGACGGCGCGGTGACCGGTGAGATGAGCATCGTCTGGACGCTGCGTCCCAACGCCTGA
- a CDS encoding helix-turn-helix domain-containing protein: MSDLDQLTQSLARNLKRWRGERGFTLDALAARAGVSRGMIIQIEQARTNPSVGTTVKLADALGVSITTLLDYEQGPQVRVVPPEQAVRMWSTSTGSYTTLLVGTERRGPLELWAWRLMPGDESASDPHPDGTVELLHVTAGELTLLVDGEPHSLPAGTSATFEANVPHAYRNDGEETVEMTMAVSIPPVR, from the coding sequence GTGTCGGACCTCGACCAGCTCACGCAGTCGCTCGCCCGTAATCTCAAGCGCTGGCGCGGCGAGCGGGGGTTCACTCTCGACGCCCTCGCCGCTCGGGCGGGGGTCAGCCGCGGCATGATCATCCAGATTGAGCAGGCGCGTACGAATCCGAGCGTCGGGACGACTGTGAAACTCGCCGACGCTCTGGGCGTCAGCATCACCACGCTCCTCGATTACGAGCAGGGCCCGCAGGTCCGCGTCGTACCTCCGGAGCAGGCCGTACGCATGTGGTCCACCTCGACCGGCAGCTACACCACGCTGCTGGTCGGTACCGAGCGCCGCGGGCCGCTGGAACTGTGGGCCTGGCGGCTGATGCCGGGCGACGAAAGCGCCTCCGATCCACATCCCGACGGGACGGTCGAGCTGCTCCATGTCACCGCGGGCGAGCTCACCCTCCTCGTCGACGGCGAGCCGCACTCCCTGCCGGCGGGGACCTCCGCCACCTTCGAGGCGAACGTGCCGCACGCCTACCGCAACGACGGTGAGGAGACGGTCGAGATGACCATGGCGGTCTCCATCCCACCCGTACGCTGA